A portion of the Novosphingobium sp. KA1 genome contains these proteins:
- the argB gene encoding acetylglutamate kinase yields MPNPHDPAMLSKAETLVDALPYMQRYAGRTFVVKYGGHAMGDPELARDFAEDVVLLKAVGINPVVVHGGGPQIGAMLKTMGVESRFVDGLRVTDKETAKVAEMVLSGVINKEIVGWISEAGGKAMGISGKDGGLVTASKVQRTAKDPDSNIERVVDLGFVGEPAKIDTSVIETISAAGMIPVIAPIAPGEDGATYNINADTMAGAIAAALGAARLFLLTDVHGVLDKQGELLTDLTPADIKVLQQDGTISGGMIPKLETCVHAVEAGCEAAVVLDGRVSHAMLLEIFTQEGAGTLIRAG; encoded by the coding sequence ATGCCGAATCCTCACGATCCCGCCATGCTCTCGAAGGCCGAGACGCTCGTCGATGCGCTGCCCTACATGCAGCGTTATGCCGGTCGCACGTTTGTCGTGAAATACGGCGGCCATGCCATGGGCGATCCCGAACTCGCGCGCGATTTCGCCGAGGACGTGGTGCTGCTCAAGGCGGTGGGGATCAACCCCGTGGTCGTTCACGGCGGCGGTCCGCAGATCGGCGCCATGCTCAAGACCATGGGTGTCGAATCGCGCTTCGTGGATGGTCTGCGCGTCACCGACAAGGAGACCGCCAAGGTCGCCGAGATGGTGCTTTCGGGCGTGATCAACAAGGAAATCGTCGGCTGGATCAGCGAAGCCGGTGGCAAGGCCATGGGCATTTCCGGCAAGGACGGCGGTCTCGTCACCGCCTCCAAGGTCCAGCGCACCGCCAAGGACCCGGACAGCAATATCGAGCGCGTGGTCGACCTCGGTTTCGTGGGCGAGCCCGCGAAGATCGACACCAGCGTGATCGAGACGATCTCGGCCGCCGGCATGATCCCGGTGATCGCCCCGATCGCGCCGGGCGAGGACGGGGCGACCTACAACATCAACGCCGACACCATGGCCGGCGCCATTGCCGCCGCGCTGGGCGCCGCGCGGCTGTTCCTGCTGACCGACGTGCACGGCGTGCTCGACAAGCAGGGCGAACTGCTGACCGATCTCACGCCCGCCGATATCAAGGTACTCCAGCAGGACGGCACGATTTCCGGCGGCATGATCCCCAAGCTCGAAACCTGCGTCCATGCGGTGGAAGCGGGCTGCGAGGCGGCGGTCGTGCTTGACGGGCGGGTTTCCCATGCCATGTTGCTGGAAATATTCACGCAGGAAGGCGCCGGTACGTTGATCCGGGCCGGGTAA
- a CDS encoding queuosine precursor transporter has product MEPQAPASAQSRAILIPRSMLVFTPLYGGLVVLAGVLGIKIASLGHWPLVGDLAVESGIFAFLLLVVISSAVAELHGTVVANRLVRFGFIPLIVSMSLLALVINVVPPAPFWQDQEAYARLLGQGARMQFAGLVSYGVSQTLNVTVFARLAAGREGGLLIVRAWIASLLSQIVDTLIFITISFAGVLPLWQIMEGQIISKVLLSTIMVPPFIWLFVKLGRKLDGV; this is encoded by the coding sequence ATGGAACCGCAAGCCCCGGCAAGCGCGCAGTCCCGCGCGATTCTCATTCCCCGCTCGATGTTGGTCTTCACGCCCCTCTACGGCGGGCTCGTGGTCCTGGCCGGTGTGCTGGGCATCAAGATCGCCTCGCTGGGGCACTGGCCGCTGGTCGGTGACCTTGCGGTGGAGTCCGGAATCTTCGCGTTTCTGCTGCTGGTGGTGATCTCCAGCGCGGTGGCGGAGCTGCACGGCACGGTTGTCGCCAACCGGCTGGTGCGCTTTGGCTTCATCCCGCTGATCGTCTCGATGAGCCTCTTGGCGCTGGTGATCAACGTCGTTCCGCCCGCGCCGTTCTGGCAGGACCAGGAGGCCTATGCCCGCCTGCTGGGCCAGGGCGCGCGCATGCAGTTTGCAGGGCTGGTGTCCTACGGTGTGTCGCAGACGCTCAACGTCACCGTGTTCGCGCGGCTTGCCGCCGGACGCGAGGGCGGCCTGCTGATCGTCCGCGCCTGGATCGCCAGCCTGCTCAGCCAGATCGTCGACACCCTGATCTTCATCACCATCTCCTTTGCCGGCGTCTTGCCGCTCTGGCAGATCATGGAGGGGCAGATCATCTCGAAGGTCCTGCTCTCCACGATCATGGTGCCGCCGTTCATCTGGCTGTTCGTGAAGCTGGGTCGCAAGCTGGACGGTGTTTGA
- a CDS encoding YggT family protein has protein sequence MLFLTLYQIIDYLISIILFVVIVQFVLGLLIAFNVVNMHNQFVSAVWTALNAILEPMLRPIRRIMPNTSPIDFSPMALIIGLTIVQIIVGNLARAYY, from the coding sequence TTGCTGTTCCTCACCCTCTACCAGATAATCGACTACCTGATCAGCATCATCCTCTTTGTGGTGATCGTGCAGTTCGTGCTGGGCCTGCTGATCGCGTTCAACGTGGTCAACATGCACAACCAGTTCGTTTCTGCGGTGTGGACCGCGCTCAACGCGATCCTCGAGCCGATGCTGCGGCCGATCCGCCGGATCATGCCGAACACCTCGCCGATCGACTTCTCGCCGATGGCGCTGATCATTGGCCTGACGATCGTGCAGATCATCGTCGGCAACCTTGCAAGGGCCTATTACTGA
- a CDS encoding NupC/NupG family nucleoside CNT transporter, with amino-acid sequence MHVAYSLLGIVLIMAAAFLLSTNRKAIRLRVVGAAFALQAGLAALVLYVPFGKDLLGGAAAGVESLLGYAHAGVDFLFGPLASPEIGGHSFAISALPVIIFFASLISILYYLKIMPLVVRWIGGGLEKITGISKVESLCAASNIFVGQSEAPLVIRPYLAALNPSQLFCVMSVGLAGVAGTILAAYASMGIRIDYLVAAAFMSAPGGIFMAKMIMPDPRPVAENGTEGEADVHEGTLPPAGAAAAALNRADVTHLPGVHVDEPEAVEHEEEKPANIIMAASQGAQTGVKLAVAVGAMVLAFVALIALANGLVGWIGALFGFTGVTFQGLLGYLFAPVFYLLAAPDWHEAMQAGSLFGSKIVLNEFVAFIDLGQMKELSARTVAVVTFALCGFANFSSIAIQMAVTGGLAPNQRPIIARLGVRALCAGSLSNLMSAALAGLFLGLN; translated from the coding sequence ATGCACGTCGCCTACAGCCTGCTCGGCATCGTTCTCATCATGGCCGCCGCCTTTCTTCTGTCCACGAATCGCAAGGCCATCCGCCTGCGCGTGGTGGGCGCCGCCTTTGCGCTTCAGGCGGGTCTTGCCGCGCTTGTCCTCTATGTTCCTTTCGGCAAGGACCTGCTCGGCGGCGCCGCGGCGGGCGTGGAAAGCCTGCTCGGTTATGCCCATGCCGGTGTCGACTTCCTGTTCGGGCCGCTTGCCAGCCCGGAGATCGGCGGCCACTCCTTCGCGATCTCGGCGCTGCCGGTCATCATCTTCTTCGCCTCGCTGATCTCGATCCTCTACTACCTCAAGATCATGCCGCTGGTGGTGCGCTGGATCGGTGGCGGCCTCGAAAAGATCACCGGCATCAGCAAGGTCGAAAGCCTCTGCGCCGCCTCGAACATCTTCGTGGGCCAGAGCGAGGCGCCGCTGGTGATCCGCCCCTATCTCGCCGCCCTCAATCCCTCGCAGCTGTTCTGCGTGATGAGCGTGGGCCTGGCCGGCGTCGCCGGCACGATCCTGGCCGCCTATGCCTCGATGGGCATCCGCATCGACTACCTCGTCGCCGCCGCCTTCATGTCGGCGCCGGGCGGTATCTTCATGGCCAAGATGATCATGCCCGATCCGCGCCCCGTTGCCGAGAACGGTACCGAGGGTGAGGCCGACGTGCATGAAGGCACCCTGCCGCCCGCCGGTGCCGCCGCCGCCGCGCTCAACCGCGCGGACGTGACCCACCTTCCGGGCGTCCACGTCGACGAGCCCGAAGCGGTCGAGCACGAGGAAGAAAAGCCCGCCAACATCATCATGGCCGCCTCGCAGGGCGCCCAGACCGGCGTGAAGCTGGCCGTCGCCGTCGGCGCGATGGTGCTGGCCTTCGTGGCGCTGATCGCGCTTGCCAATGGCCTGGTCGGCTGGATCGGGGCGCTGTTCGGCTTCACCGGCGTGACCTTCCAGGGCCTGCTCGGCTATCTGTTCGCCCCGGTCTTCTACCTGCTCGCCGCGCCCGACTGGCACGAGGCGATGCAGGCCGGCAGCCTGTTCGGCAGCAAGATCGTGCTCAACGAATTTGTCGCCTTCATCGACCTTGGCCAGATGAAGGAACTTTCCGCGCGCACCGTTGCCGTCGTGACCTTTGCGCTCTGCGGCTTTGCCAACTTCTCGTCGATCGCGATCCAGATGGCGGTGACCGGCGGCCTCGCGCCCAACCAGCGCCCGATCATCGCGCGTCTCGGCGTGCGGGCGCTGTGCGCGGGCAGCCTTTCGAACCTGATGAGCGCAGCGCTGGCCGGGCTGTTTCTTGGATTGAACTGA